From the genome of Loxodonta africana isolate mLoxAfr1 chromosome 19, mLoxAfr1.hap2, whole genome shotgun sequence:
TatacaccaaaatgttaacagcgATGGTCTCTGGCTAAGTAGGGTGATGTGTGTTTTTTAAGGCTTTAAGCTTGCTTGTTTGTCTTGTCTGATTTTCCTATAATGAATGTATATTACTTTTACAGTGAGGACCCAAAATGACAATTTTAAAGGATTTATAAAATTGTTTCCTAATTCATTTTCAGTCAATTTGGAACTACAGGTTCATGAATGTTTTATAGTTACAAACTGCTAAAAACGTCCCAATCTCTCATTTACAGGTTTTCTGACTTCCATGCATGGCAACATGGCATAGGCATAAGGTGATGAAAAAAGCTGAAGTTTAGCAACCAAAATGCTCACACACAAGTCCcaaaaatctgtttaaaaaaagacctaaaatatttaaatacattaaACACTTAATCCACTCAGTGGTGCACCAAATTTACCAAtttcataaagaaaagaaaaaaattggaagaaagtTACCAAtttggaaggaaggaaaaaaaaaaggcaatgccTGGGAATATTCTCTTTCAGATAACTTTGAGCCAAAGCGCTTCTCCCTGAAAGGCCTCTGTGGGAGCTTGGAGGATGCCGCCAGGGGGTCCTGCAATGGAAGGTGTGGGGGGCAGTTCAGGTTTGTGGGGATTGGGGCCAAGCTGAGGGAAAAGCGGACTTGCCAGCATCACTGAAGGAAGTGGACGCTGAGGAGGAGGTGGGTGTCGGGCAGGTTCAGGCCTGAGGGGACCTAGGCCTCGTCAGACTTTGAGAGGATTCAGAGCTCGCCTCAAAGGGCGCTGGGGACCTCCTGGCCGAAACCCTCTCAGAGGAAACGTAGGCTTGCTGTGTGATTTCGGCTTCTCCCGGGAGTCCGGGCTAAGGGGATTGGGGCTCCTGGGGGTCTCAAGAATTGGACTAGGACGGAGCTGGGACCCATGTCTGCGAGAAATTCGGTCTCCCAAGAAAAGGCCTGGCTCTGAGAGTAACCGCTGTCGGAGAGCCTTGGCCAGGAGCCTGAGGGTCCGGTTGATGGACCCCAGGGTCTGAGGGAGTTCGGGCTCCCCCATGGACCCCGAGGTCTGACGAACGCTCTGGCACTTGGGCCACACCTGTACAGCACCGGCGTCTGTGCGGTCCGCGGCCGCAGGAAGCAGATCTGCGGCCGGGCGCCCACGCAGACTCCTTTGTGACTGCTCTGCGTATCGAGCCCGAAGACGGCCGAGGGTCGGGCGCTCCAGGAACCGGTGGCCGCCTGGGCGGCAGTCGCATAAGCCACAGGCGAGTTCAGGTTCCATGTGACCGAAGGCCTGGACGACTGTCCATGAGAGTTTTCCGCGGTCGAATATTCCTGGATGGGAGCTAGGTGGTTTTGGGGAACAGCGAGAGACATGGTCTCTGACGGCGCGCGGACGGGGAGTGAGCTCACAGGCTGAATGCAAGATCTGAGAGCAGCGCGTTACCCGGGAAACGCGCGAGGGGTCAGGATGTGAGCACTGAGTTCCGGAAGAAGCGGGCGCGGCAGGATTGTCCCTTGGCGGCCGCCGTGGCGCGGCTCGGGCGGTTGCCGTGGAGACGGTCTAGTCAGGCTGGATAGCGCTGGGGCTGCGGAGCCCACTTGATCGGGATTGTCGTAGCACAGCGTTTTCGTGGGGCAAATAACAGGATGAGCCAGGGCTGGGCTTTCTTCGAAGACCTAGCACGACTGATTCGTCGACGATGATCCATTCCCATGAAAACGAAAGAGCTTGGCTGTTCGGAATTGTGGCTCCGAGATCGTGACCCGTCTCCTCTCCCCTAAACTCCCGCCCGAGACTTAGCGGTGCGGCTGCTTCCTGAGCGAGCCCGCCCACCCGTCTGTGGGAGTGTTACCCCGAACCGGCCCAGAGAGGTAAGGTCGTCAGGGTCCCGGACTGGCAGCGGGTGCTTATAGCCTGGAGCCGAGCTCACACAACTTGACGAAGAAGGCCGTTCTGGTGTCACTTCTAGGAAGCCTAGCAGACTCGCCCCGTGAAATGGCGCCTCGCGCTCGTCAACCAGTGGATTTTGTTACACGTTTGTAAGCCAGTATTTTATAAACGCCCGCGGTGTTTGTCGAGTTTTCTTACACGTAATGAGACCAGAAAGACCCGCTTTGGGGCCCTGTTTTGTCGCTTTGCGCAAGGCCCTTTCTCCTCCCTGCCTCACTTTCACCCTATGTAAAATAGAGCTATTAACGCTAGGCTCAGGCCCGGGTAGGTTACTTTGAAGATGGAAACAGAGGAGGGAAGTCAAGACTATAAGTGGTGAAACTGCTGTTTCTCTACTTTCTTGTCCTGCTGCTAAATGTTCAAGTCTCTGTGTCACTTCTTCAGACCATCTTTTCAATACCTTAACCCCAGCCTGGAATAACCATTTATTTTCCACTCCTGCAATGCCCTGCGTTTTAACTACCCTAACAATAGCAAGAATACTGCTGTTGTGTGTCGCCCAGgccatgccaactcatagcgacctataggacagaatagaactgcccctgtaaaattttctaggttgtaatctgtactggagcagatcaccaggtcttttctctcacagagtggctggtgggttcaaaccactgacttttccattagcagcccagcacttagccAATGGactgccagggctcctaacaAGAATAGTTATCATTTATAGAGGGCACACTCTGTGCCAGACCATATGTTATCACATCACtggattatcttatttaatcat
Proteins encoded in this window:
- the C19H5orf52 gene encoding uncharacterized protein C5orf52 homolog, with translation MSLAVPQNHLAPIQEYSTAENSHGQSSRPSVTWNLNSPVAYATAAQAATGSWSARPSAVFGLDTQSSHKGVCVGARPQICFLRPRTAQTPVLYSLMNSSEAATTKFLPKSHLSRVIIRDNLSAQRIFEMEVKASDKTKKKMSHLYDHLKKKFMTDQLRKLGRWRRESLNLQRYLDSIRLYKV